The following is a genomic window from Sutcliffiella horikoshii.
TCCATGATCTATCGCAATATCCAGCATCTAAAAGAGCTCGAAGAAAAATTAGAAGAAAGCCATGACGCCTATAAATCATTGTTCTCCTATCATAAAAATGCCGTTTGTATGGTAAATGAAGATGGGATTATTGAAAATTTCAATGAAGCTTGTTTAACTATTACTGGTTTTCCAAGCGAAGTCATCATGGGATTTAATATTGTGGAGTACGCAAAAAAGGCCGTGCCTGATCTTGACTTGGATAAGACTAACCGCGGCGAGGTTACAAACTATGAGTTATTATTCCCCGATTCTAAGGGACATGACCTTTACTTATCCGTTACGAATGTCCCTATTATCGTAAAAGGCATTGTAAAAGGTACATATATCATTGCACAAGACATAACGGAAAAAAGAATCATTGAAAAAGAAAGAGAAAAGTTGCAAGAACAACTTACTTTTCAAGCCTATCATGATAGCCTTACAGAGCTTCCGAATAGAAGGTTACTTGAAGAAAAACTGGAAGAATCCCTTGAAGATGCGGAAAAAAATGAACGCATTCTTGCTTTGTTTTTCTTAGATTGCGACCATTTAAAAGAAGTAAACGATACTTACGGACACGAAGTTGGAGACGAACTGCTTATTGCATTCTCCAGAAGATTAGTGATGTCTGTAAGAGAAGGCGATATTGTTGCAAGATTAGGCGGAGATGAATTTGTGATCTTGCTTCACGGCATTGAGGAAATGTCACAGGTCGATAGGGTTGCCGAACGAATCCTAACAGCCTTAGGAAAGCCGTATACTATTCACCGCCACAAGATTCACGCCACCTCATCCATCGGGATCTCCACCTACCCGGCCAACGGAACAACTGTTCAACAACTCTTCCGCCAAGCCGACCAAGCCCTCTACACCGTCAAAAATGCCGGCCGCAACGGCTACCGAATAAGTTGAGTTTAACAGGGTGAAGTGGTAACGAGATAAAGAGGGGTCTGACCCTCAATCCATTAAAGCAACAACGCAGTAAAGAGAATCTTCTTTCTCTTCCAGTACCCCCGAGCTAAACCTTCTCGGGGGTTCTTCTTTTTGTTGTATGTTATACTTTTTAAATATACTGATAATGAGGAGTGGTAGTTATGGCTAGTCAGACGAGGAAGATTGTACAGGAGTCTTTGGATGCGTTGCTCGAGGATTCTGCTTTTTTGCCAGAGCTTGATGGAGATTCTAGGAAGCAGGCTTTTACCTCCCTTGGTGCGATCCTTTCTACACCGAACCATCTACATAAATCATTTCTGCGAATTGCGCTCGAAAATGGAAGCGTTGTCAGAATTCCCGCCTTCCGGGTCCAGCACAACAATGCGTTAGGTCCTTATAAGGGAGGGATACGCTTCCATGAAACCGTCAACGAGGAAGAAGTCATTAATCTTGCATCCTTAATGACATTGAAAAACGCCTTACACGACGTGCCTTATGGTGGCGGCAAGGGCGGCATCGTGATAGATCCCCGTTCTTTTTCGGTGAAGGAACTTCATTTAATCTGCAAAAAGTACGTCCAGTATTTTAGTGATATTCTTGGACCCGATAAGGATATTCCTGCTCCGGATATGGGTTCAGGTGAACGGGAGATGGACTGGATGATGGCCGAGTACAAAAGCATCCGACCTGGTCAACCATATAAAGGAAGTTTTACTGGTAAGAGTGTGATAAACGGAGGTTCGCTCGGCCGCCGTGAGGCAACAGGAAAAGGCGTCTACTTTTCCTTCCGTTACTTGCTGCATGATTTCCTAAAAGAACAGCGTAAGTTCTTGACCAACAACGAGAATGTTTTTGCTAAAACGGCATTGGACTATGACGGAAGCCCGCTGACAATTGCGGTTCAGGGGTTTGGGAACGTTGGATCGGTTGCAGCGTTAGAAGCTTACCAATGTCAGCATCTGCAAAATAAAGTGGTAGCAGTTAGTGATCGGAATGTCACTTTATACAATTCGGATGGTCTTGATATCCCATCTTTAGTGAAGTTTGTCGCACTCAACGGCGGAGACCTCCCAACTACAGAAAATCAATTAGAGGATGCACAGATTAAAGCCACCATTCGCGATCGCGGGGACATCTTATATTTTGATGTGGACGTTTTGATTTTAGCTGCACTTGAAGATCAAATACATGATGCCAATAAAGAAAAGATAAAAGCGCGAATTATTGTCGAAGGCGCCAATGCGCCAGTAACAAGCGAAGCAGACGAATATTTAAGTGCCAAAGGCGTCATTATCATCCCGGATATTCTGGCTAATGCAGGCGGGGTCATCGTATCATATTTTGAGTGGATGCAAGGTCGGGAAACCCAATTCTACACCGAAGAACAAGTCTTCAACCTCTTACACGAGAAAATGAAGAACACCATGAACACCATACTGCCAGCCTTCTTCGGCGACCCCCACCCACTAAGACAAAACTGCTACATCCACTCCGTCATGAAACTCTCCACCGTCCTTTACCGGCAGGGAAAGCTTTATTAAGGTAGAGATGTAAAGTGATAAATAGGGGTCTGACCCGCTGTGCGTTAAAGCACTAAAGAAAACAAAAAAAGCCGAAAAGAGTCAGGGGTATCCTTTCTTCTTTTCGGCTTTTGGTTTATGCGAATAGTTGTGTTAGGTTAGTTCCCTCGCTTTGTGTTTTCCGTCAAACAGGTAACTAATGATGGCATACAAGGCTATTCCTGCCAAAGCACCCGTGCTATCGAGCAGCACATCACTCACCTGTCCGCTTCTGCCCGGAACGAATAGCTGATGCACTTCGTCAGAGATGGCATATAGGACAGAAATAATAAAAGCTGCTCCCATGCTCAACGAGCCACGCCAACCACTTCTTCTAATTGCATTCAACGTAAACAACGCAAGCGACATATAAGCAAAAAAGTGCGCATTTTTTCTAACAAAGAAACTGATTTCGTCCATCTTAAATTCAGCATCAGGTGCGACTTGTTCTACAACCTCGTTCACCCACTCTGTTATTCCCCCGCTCAAATCCGCCGATTGTTCTCCTCGCTGAGAGGAAAGATAGAAAATCAATGCCATCCATCCAACAACAAGCCCCCAAGATACTATCGCCACCGCAATCTTTTTTTTGTGTATCTGAAACTGCATCCTACTACTCCCTTAAAACTGTTAATAATTAACTGGTCATTAAGCAGTATATCACATCTTATATCCTTACTCCGTTCCAAAAACCTTAATCAGCTAACCCTTTTTTTACTCCTAATAGGTCCGACAATATATTTTCCAAACGGCAAAATATTAATGATTCGTGCTAGTAAAATGGAACCTAATACTCCTGATAAAAATAAAGAAAGGGCGTACCATTTTATGTTCATTTCCGGCAGTACAAGATTGATCAAATTAAACGATAAATAATGAAGTAAAAATATTTGAAAGGAATACTTACTTATAAACATAATTACTCTTGGAACTTTTGGAATGAATGAGAACAAATAAAACAGTGCGAAAAATAAGGATACTGTATAAAACATAATATCTAATCTAACGGATGATAATAGCGTATACGTTCCAGATGTGAAGATTTTCACCATTAAATAGCCTGTAATTCCTGTTGCCGCTACAGAAAGAGGAAACGCCCATTTTCGGTTTTCTTTCAACTCTGCTAAATATCTACCCACATAGTATGCTACTGTAAAGTAAAAAATCCAGCCAATGAACGGCATCCTCACAAATGGCAGCCATTCTTGCATCACTTGTGGCAACCATTCTGTTTGGTAATTGGCTACGTATAGATATCCTGTGTTTATTGCGAAAGTCAAAGACAACATAACCCATGCGGATATATTTTTGAACCATTTTATATATATCCAATGAATGAACATAAACTGCAAAATGATAACAATGAAATATCCGTGCCAGGCACCAAGAAAAATATCATCCAATATGTTTCCTTTTACCTTTTCTATCGAAGCATTCTTTATTATTAAGTGATATAAACCATATAAAAATGGTGTTAATAAATAAGGTAACAATAAAAACTGGAATCTTTTCTTAAAGAAGCTTTTAGGTAAAGAATCCGGATACACTTTAGAGCTTATAATTTCTGAAATTAAAATAAACATCGGTGTAGCAAACATCAGTAAAATTTGGATTGTCTGCAACAATTGAACAGTGCTCTCAGGCACATCATAGTGTGTGTACGTTCTGGTCAAGGAATGGATAAATACTACACTTAGACATGCAATAGCCCTTATCCAATATATTTCGTAAATCTGCTTTTTCATGATGAGCCTCCAATCAAATACTGTTCATTGTAACATTCCAAACATTATTTCTCCTTATGTTACCCAAATTGTAATAATAATTAATATACCGGTATAACAATGCCGTTTTATGTAATGAAAAAAAACCCCTGGAGATCGACTCCAGGGGCTATCTTATTTATAAAGTTCGTAATATTTGCCACCAATATTATTCCAATTAAAAGGTTTAGCCTCTTTTATACAACGGCTTGAAATACTTTCATAGTTATTCAAGATCGTCTGGATTGTATCGGTTATTTTGGCTGCACTAGTTGGGTCTACTGCATAACCCACTGCTCCATCTTCAAACATTCCGTCTAAGCCTTCCCCTTTGGAATAGATGACCGGCAAGCCTTTAGACATGGCTTCAATATATACCAGGCCGAAAGTTTCCCTGAAGGACGGCATGACAAAGATATCCGATTGTTCCATTGTTGCGGCGATAACTTTTTTATCTGTTATATAGCCGTGGAAGGTGACCTTTTGTTGTAAGCCCAGGGACTTTGTAAGGTCTTTGCATTCTTGTTCCAACGGTCCGCTCCCAAAGACCTCCAAAGTGGTGTCAATGCCTTGTGAATTAAGCATTTCGCATGTTTTTATGACCGTTTTGATATTCTTGTTTTCATCCAAGATCCCGACAAAAACTAATTTTAATCTTTTTGCAGGTGCCGGTTTGTCTTCCGTGCGCGCATTCTCGTGCCAATAATCGTCTATTCCGTTCGGTATGATAAGGCACTTGTCCTTTATTTGATTTAACACCTTTTTGGGTAACAACTCAAAGACCTTTTTTTGATAGGCATTAGAAATAAAGACAATATTCTTTGCACTCAAAAGCACTTTGTACATAAAGGGACGAAGATGGTAACCATATTTATAAAAGGCGTTAATATCTGTACTTCTAACAGATACTACATAGTCGATATTATATTTTTTATGTATTTTGTAAGCAGATCCTCCATCGCTGAAGATGGTATGTGCATGAATGATATCAATATCATTTTTGGACAAAATTTCTTGCTCGATTTCTTTCTTTTGCTTACTGATTTTATTAAAATACATGATCTTATGCTGTGGCTTGACTATGTTTTTGTAATGATAATGGACTGTCTTATAGTCTGACGGCAATTGATTGACGCCAATACTGTTGCTGCTTTTTACAGGAATGAAAACATCCTGCTCCAATCCCTTTGTGGACAATTGCTTGAACAAATTCATATACAGCTTGTTTGTTATATAGTACGACGATAGATGTAACACTCTCATTTTTAATCATCCTTTATTAGTAAAGAGAAATATCTCATAGTTTTTTTCTATTCTATCACATTTTATTCATAATGCATGAAATCACAATTTCCTATATTATTACTTTAAAGCTACATAGATTTCAATTATGATTAATAGAGAACAGGTAATTTAATTCGAGAAATTGGAGGAAATAAGATGGCGATTTTAGTTACAGGCGGTGCCGGTTATATCGGGAGCCACACAAGCGTAGAGTTATTAAATGCTGGATATGATATTGTTATTGTTGATAATTTCTCAAATAGTAATCATGTTTCATTGGATAGAGTTAAAGAAATCACCGGGAAGGATTTTGCTTTCCATGAGGTCGATTTATTGGATAAAGAAAGCCTTGATAAAGTTTTCCGTGAGCATTCTATCGAGGCTGTCATCCATTTTGCCGGTTTAAAGGCTGTTGGGGAGTCTGTGGAAAAGCCTCTATTCTATTACCACAATAACATTACCGGTACATTATATTTATGTGAAGTGATGCAGGAGCATGGTGTAAAAAATATTGTGTTCAGCTCTTCTGCGACCGTTTACGGTTTGCCTGAAAGTGTACCAATCTCAGAGTCATTCCCGTTGAGTGCAACAAATCCATATGGGCAAACTAAACTGATGATTGAGCAGATTATGCGCGACCTTCAGGTGGCAGACCCGGATTGGAGCATCTCCTTATTGCGTTACTTCAATCCGATTGGAGCACATGAAAGCGGCCGGATTGGCGAAGACCCAAATGGTATTCCGAACAACTTAATGCCATTTATTACACAAGTAGCAATTGGGAAGCTTCCGCAATTACAGGTATTCGGGAACGATTACGATACCGTAGACGGTACCGGCGTACGAGATTATATCCATGTGGTGGATCTTGCGAAAGGGCACCTAAAAGCACTGGAAAAAGTACTTTCAGACAAGGGTGTAAATGCATATAACCTTGGAACAGGCAATGGATATAGTGTTCTTGAAATGGTAAAAGCGTTTGAAAAAGCTTCTGAAAGAGACGTTCCATATAAAATTGTGGCAAGAAGACCCGGAGATATCGGAGAATGTTTTGCAGATCCTACCAAAGCAAAAGAAGAGTTAGGTTGGCAGGCTGAAAAAGGCCTTGATGAAATGTGCCAAGACTCTTGGAAATGGCAAAAAAATAATCCAAACGGATACAAAGAATAAAACAAGCTCACCTACTAAGTGCCTTCCCTTCTTCGTTCGAAGTGGAGGTACTTTTTTATTTTTCTACAAAATTCCATTTTTTTCGCCAAAACTATAGTAAATATTACCTATTTTATTTTATAATAACTATGAAAGCGTTTTATTTATTGATTTAGGGGTATGGGAGGGAGTTAGATAACGATGGGGAAAGAGTTTCAAGTGATTTACCAATATCAGATTAGCCTTACAACAATGGCGTTGCAAGCACATAGGCATCCTCAGTATCAAACCTACATAAAGGATATTGAAGGAGAATATATGACGGATGACACCGCGAGAGATATTTTGCATAGTGGCTGTTTAGATGACAGCAGTACCTATGACGGTCGTCGAATTGCCACCATTCATTTTACAAATTATATTCAAAAGACGCCGATTCTTATTGACCAGGCTGAAGGGATCATTGCCATTCCTACACATTCACCTGATCAGGACGCTTGTTGCTGGCTATTTCTACACCATTTGTCACATGTTGAAGCCATTTCCTCCACGAGATGTGTGGTAGTGTTTAATAATCATGATCGTTTGATTCTAAATGTATCTGCCATCACTATTTATGAACAGGTAAAAAAAGCTTCTGTCGTGTTAACTCGTTTCTGTTCAAACAAACAGTTCAATTTTTCGTTAAACCCGAAAGTAAAGCGCTCATCAAAAACACGTAAAGTAAAAGACTAAAATTCATCATGAATTAGTAAGATCTTGCTGCAACCTAAACGTGGAGTAAGGTTACACCAATCTGTTACTAATATACAGGAGAGCCGGATTTTCATTTCACTGGATGTGAAATGAAAATCCGGCCTAATATTACCTCCTCTTCAACCACTTTTACCCTCTAAATAAACACCCATATTTTACTATAAAATTACATAAAAAAGTAATTCTCTAAAACGAACTTTGGTAGTATAATCTTTCTGTTGGGTAAATTTCTATATTTTAAACTGGGGGATTGTTTTAGTTGAAAAAGAGTTTTTGGCTAAATGTAATGGTTGTATTTACCTTACTACTTTCATTAGTAAGTCCTGCTGCACATGCCTATTCGGAAGGAACCGAAGAAGGAACGTCAAAGGTATTATTAAAGGAAGCAGTGCCATCTGAGGATGGAAATGTTTTAGTTTGGGAGACTCATAGAGAGGAACCTTCATCAGGCAGCGACGAACAAAGTTTTGTATTAGTGAAAAATGGTAATGCAGTTAAAGTAGCCCCTGTGGAATTATTTGATCAGGCTACAGAATTCACAAAAGTCTATACATATACAGACAAGGTAGATACCCCAACAGCTATCGAGTATGGTGTAGTATGGAGCTTGAATGGACAAGCTTTGGAGAGCAATAAAATGGTAGTGGATTTGGTGGAAAGTACAACCACTACAGAAGAATCTGACTCTACAGATCCTACTGTAGACACAGAAGAGGAAGAAGCAAGCAACAAGGAGAACGGAGAAAACGGGACTGTTTCAAGTGATGAAGAGTCTGTACCTTCCGAAGAACCTACACCTTCCACTGAGGAAGAGGAAAACACCGAATCTACCATAGAAGAGGTAGACGGATCTGAAGTGAATTTTGTTCCTTCAGAAAAAGAGAATCTTTTAATAAACAGCTTAATCGGTGGCGAAGAAGAGGAATCCTATCTGTTCCTTGAAAAAATGTTCGTCAATGAACATTCTTTTGCCGTAATGTGGTTTGGTCACGTAGATAGAAACCTCGGAAGAATTGCCAAGTACGAGCTTTACCTTAATGAGACTTTGATTACTTCAGGTGGTCCTAGATTATCAGATTATGAGTTTACAAATTTAACACCTGATACGCTGTATGAAGTAAAGGTGAAAGCATTAGATAAAAACGATAATTTGTTATTAGAAGAAACATTGGAAATAAATACACTTCCTTCTCCATCAGGTGAAGTGGTGAAATTTGAGGATGCAAACCTCGCGCTTGCCATCCAAACGCAGATGAACCTGGACAGGGAGATCCGCGAAAGTGATATGCATCACTTGACAATGCTTGATGCTAGCTCTCTTGGTCTTACAAGCATTAAAGGGCTTGAAAGAGCAGTTAATTTAGAAATTCTATTCCTTTACGACAACAGCATTGAAGACCTCTCTCCTCTTGCAGGCTTGACAAAGCTTTTCATGCTGGAAGTGGAAGAAAACAATGTGACGAATGTTAATCCACTGAGCAATTTGAGCAATCTATATATTCTTGGTTTAGGGAACAACCCTATTACAAAAATTGATGCATTGGCTGGATTAACCAATCTAGAAGGTCTCTTTTTACACAATACACAGATTTCAGATATCTCTGCATTGACAGATTTATTCAATCTAACATTTATTACGTTAGCAGATACTAACGTCGACTTTTCTCCTGAATCTTCAGCTTGGGATCTATTTAATGCGTGGGCTGACGCCGGTGTATATGTTGACGTTCTAGAAGAGGACTACTTCGAACCATTTGAGTTGGAATTCTACCACACCACGGAACAAAGCATCTCTCTTGGCTGGTGGTACTACACAGAGAACGAAGAAGATTATGAGAAAGAATACCTCTATAAGGTGTATGTAAATGATGTACTTTATGAAGAAACTTATATGAATGAAATGACCATTTTGGGGCTTGAACCGTCAAATGACTACATCATCAAAGTAGAGATGTACGATGAAGATGGAACTACTCTACTTCATGAGAATTTTGATATGGCACAGACCCTTGCACCACCAACGGGTGATATTGTTACTATTCATGACAATGGCTTGAACGAAGCCATCCGTCAACAGCTAGGTCTCCAAGAACTTGATCGTGAAATTTATCAGTCCGATATGGAGAGACTGGAATACTTATACGCTTCCTGGATGGGTATAAAAAAGCTGGATGGCATTGAACATGCAATGAACTTGCTTGACTTGGATGTTAGCGGGAATGAAATAAAAGACCTTTCTCCATTAGCAGGGATGGAATCTTTATATTCCCTAAATTTATCGGATAACCTTATTACAGATATCAGTGCTTTAAAAGACTTATATATTAGTTATCTTGATTTGTCAGTAAACCCTATCTCTGATATTTCAGACTTAAGCGGGTTGCCAGACCTGGAAACCCTGTACTTGCATCACACCAACATCACAGATATCAGCGTCCTGTTGGAACTTGATTATCTGTGGGAAGTAACTCTTTTTGGAATGGAAGGGTTAACGTTTGAAGAGGGCTCTCCGGAACTTGCGATTGTAGAGCAACTCAGAGAACTTGGTGTGACAGTGTATCTGACTGAGGACGAATTCCACGGTCCTTCCCCTTATACCCTTGAAGTAGTAGATGTTACAGACAGTACTATTGAGGTAGAATGGACTTACGAGTGGGCAGACGAAGTCGATCATTATCAAGTCCTTTTAGACGGAGAAATAGTGGATACTACTACTGATATGTCCTACCTTTTCACTGATCTGATGGCTGATACGTTGTACAACATTGCAATTGTCCCGGTTAATGTAGGTGGCTGGGAAATGGATTACTTCGAAATTGACGCTTCTACATTACCAGCTGAAGAACAGCCTGTAGATGAAGAAGAAGATAACGAGGAAAAAGAAGAAGAAAACACCCCACCAGTTGTGGTGAAGCCGGGGGACGGTAAAGATAAAAACCCTACGGTTAAACAGCCCGCTTCCGACACGAAAAAAGGCAATAAGCTTCCTGTAACAGCAACGAACACATTAAACTATATCTTGATTGGATTAGCTATGTTGGTCGTTGGTGCAGCGGGAGTTTGGTTTGCAAGACGTCGAGTGGCAGCATAAGGTACATTTTAATAGTTTGAAAACAGCCGGGCAGAGGATTTGATCCTTTACCCGGCTGTTTTTTATTTATGGAAAACTTTTTTTACCTTTCTATTCCCCGAAATTGGTTTACTGAGCCAGTGCCTCGCCTTTCCAAAGCTCCAGACCCCAGCAACACACCTGCCACAATCAGCACAAGTCCGATAATGTGAAAATAGGTTACTTTTTCACCGAGCAAAAAGACAGATCCGATGAGGGCAAAAAATGGAGTGAAGTTTAGAAAAATGGACGCTTCTGCCGGACCAATCTTACCAATGATAAAGTTATAGGACATATGACCAAGTGCGGTTGCAATAATGGCAGATATGAAGAATGCCAGCCATATCTCTCGTGGTAAAGATGCAAACTCCCTTACCGCTCCCGGTTCTGTAATCGCCCCAATGATTAATAAGATTCCAGCACCAATGACCAGCATGTATCCTGTCAACAGGCGAGGATCCAAAGTTTTTGCAAGTTTACTTATAAGGATGAAGCTGAAGGCTTGGGTTAATATGGATAGGAAAACATAGACATCACCTATGTTGACTTCCGATATTCCATTGCTTCCAACTAAGATGGTAATGGTGACACCAGCTCCGCCTAGGATAAAGCCCGTCCATCTTAGAAGATTTGTTTTCTTTTTAATGAGGACGGTTGCAATCAGGGCAGTTAAGATTGGCCCCGCTCCTAAAATAATTCCTGCATTAGTGCCTGAAGTCCCTTTTAGTCCAAGCGATAAAAAGTAGTGATGACAGACCACATTTAGAAAAGTAGCGAGTAAGATATATTTGGCTTCTCTTTTTGTTGGTAGCCTTACAAGTTTAAAAATTGCCAGAATCATAAATACGGTAAGTCCTGCTGTCATGACACGGAAAGCGGTCATGATAATCGGACTTAAGTTCTCCACAAGAATTTTCACCAGTGGAACGTTCATGCCCCAGAAGATCATGATGAGGAACAGCGCTGAATAGTATTTGGTGTTTTGCATGGTGGGGCTAACTCCTTTTTTGTTTTCACATATCGTAACATAATAGGCGATCCAGTATGAAGACATTTTCTTACTGGGCATTTACTTGAAAGTGTCTTCATATATTTTTCATCCCACCAAAAACATAAAAAGAGTGTGAATCTAGCGTATACTATACACGCCAACCCACACTCTTTTCTAACCACTTACTTACTAAATTTCAGTCTTCTTCTACCCAGATACATCACGCCACCAAACACTACCATCACCGTTCCAAGCATGATGTAATTGAATGAAGATGTTGCTGTTTTGGGTAGCTTGTTACCTTTGCCGGGATTCTCTCCACCTTTTCCTGGTGGTGTTTTCCCATTGCCTTTTCCTTTGCCAGGGTTCTCTCCGCCTTTACCAGGTGGTGTTCCAGGCTTGTTACCATTTCCGTTGCCAGGTGGCGTGTTACCATCGCCGTCCCCGTCACCAGGGTCCGTACCTTCCTGCTCACCTACGCGAACCACAACCGTTGTCAGTGGCTCTAACGTGATGTCTTCTGCAGTCAATTCGAAACCGCTCGGCTCCGAAACCTCAACCACTCCGGCCTCATCCGCATCAACCACTACCACACCGTCCGTCAAATCATCACCCAACGTTAGTGTTCTACTAGAATTATCCGCATTAATAAACGTGTAATACTCGACACCCGCAGTGGACACGCTCTTGAACGCAACAACTAAGTCTTGCTCCTTGATTTCAGGTGCTGTAACCATTGTTACATTGGTATCCACCAACTCACGATCGCCCAGGCGGAATGCATCAGAAGAACGACGCAATTCAATTAAACCTGTCGTGTACTCACGTGTCACATTATTTACTGGATATTTCTCCGCATCTGTTGCCTTCTCCCAATCGATTCGGTTAATGATATCTGAAGAATCATAGGAATCGTGGATGAAATATGGATAAACAAATGGGTTACCTTCAGAGTCTGTCATATAAGTAGACTTGTATGGCGCCTCCGTTGCTTCCGCTCTCCATTGCTTTGTACGACCAAATTCCTGGCCAGCATGCAAGAACGCTGTTCCTTGAGACGTCAGTACCATCGCATTTCCAATACGAATTCGTTTATGAATCTCTAAATTGTTTTCCGGAACATCCGGGTCTTTTTTGATAGATTGCGCAATCACATCATGCAACGTTAAGTTGTCATGAGCGGCAATGTATTGAACCACATCACCCGGATCATCCGCTTCAAAGTTATACGGCTGTCCTTTGATGTTATCAAAAATTTGCTGCACGTTACGCGCGCCGCCTGTAATGAAGCGAGGCTGCCCTTCGCTTCCGAAACCGGATTTCAGCTCGTTACGGAATTCATCAGAGAAACTACCCACTGCTTCCGTGTCTTTCATCCATTGCTGGTCAGCCGCTTGCACCGGCTCCCCTTCGTCACCGGCAAATGTTACCCAGCCTTCGCCGATCATCACGATATTCGGATTCAATTTTTTCGCTTCATCAAAAGCAAGTTGAATACTTTCTGCATCATGGTCACCCATCATATCAAAGCGGAATCCGTCCACTT
Proteins encoded in this region:
- a CDS encoding competence protein ComK, translating into MGKEFQVIYQYQISLTTMALQAHRHPQYQTYIKDIEGEYMTDDTARDILHSGCLDDSSTYDGRRIATIHFTNYIQKTPILIDQAEGIIAIPTHSPDQDACCWLFLHHLSHVEAISSTRCVVVFNNHDRLILNVSAITIYEQVKKASVVLTRFCSNKQFNFSLNPKVKRSSKTRKVKD
- the galE gene encoding UDP-glucose 4-epimerase GalE, with protein sequence MAILVTGGAGYIGSHTSVELLNAGYDIVIVDNFSNSNHVSLDRVKEITGKDFAFHEVDLLDKESLDKVFREHSIEAVIHFAGLKAVGESVEKPLFYYHNNITGTLYLCEVMQEHGVKNIVFSSSATVYGLPESVPISESFPLSATNPYGQTKLMIEQIMRDLQVADPDWSISLLRYFNPIGAHESGRIGEDPNGIPNNLMPFITQVAIGKLPQLQVFGNDYDTVDGTGVRDYIHVVDLAKGHLKALEKVLSDKGVNAYNLGTGNGYSVLEMVKAFEKASERDVPYKIVARRPGDIGECFADPTKAKEELGWQAEKGLDEMCQDSWKWQKNNPNGYKE
- a CDS encoding glycosyltransferase — encoded protein: MRVLHLSSYYITNKLYMNLFKQLSTKGLEQDVFIPVKSSNSIGVNQLPSDYKTVHYHYKNIVKPQHKIMYFNKISKQKKEIEQEILSKNDIDIIHAHTIFSDGGSAYKIHKKYNIDYVVSVRSTDINAFYKYGYHLRPFMYKVLLSAKNIVFISNAYQKKVFELLPKKVLNQIKDKCLIIPNGIDDYWHENARTEDKPAPAKRLKLVFVGILDENKNIKTVIKTCEMLNSQGIDTTLEVFGSGPLEQECKDLTKSLGLQQKVTFHGYITDKKVIAATMEQSDIFVMPSFRETFGLVYIEAMSKGLPVIYSKGEGLDGMFEDGAVGYAVDPTSAAKITDTIQTILNNYESISSRCIKEAKPFNWNNIGGKYYELYK
- a CDS encoding acyltransferase family protein, with protein sequence MKKQIYEIYWIRAIACLSVVFIHSLTRTYTHYDVPESTVQLLQTIQILLMFATPMFILISEIISSKVYPDSLPKSFFKKRFQFLLLPYLLTPFLYGLYHLIIKNASIEKVKGNILDDIFLGAWHGYFIVIILQFMFIHWIYIKWFKNISAWVMLSLTFAINTGYLYVANYQTEWLPQVMQEWLPFVRMPFIGWIFYFTVAYYVGRYLAELKENRKWAFPLSVAATGITGYLMVKIFTSGTYTLLSSVRLDIMFYTVSLFFALFYLFSFIPKVPRVIMFISKYSFQIFLLHYLSFNLINLVLPEMNIKWYALSLFLSGVLGSILLARIINILPFGKYIVGPIRSKKRVS
- a CDS encoding VanZ family protein; this translates as MQFQIHKKKIAVAIVSWGLVVGWMALIFYLSSQRGEQSADLSGGITEWVNEVVEQVAPDAEFKMDEISFFVRKNAHFFAYMSLALFTLNAIRRSGWRGSLSMGAAFIISVLYAISDEVHQLFVPGRSGQVSDVLLDSTGALAGIALYAIISYLFDGKHKARELT
- a CDS encoding Glu/Leu/Phe/Val family dehydrogenase; the encoded protein is MASQTRKIVQESLDALLEDSAFLPELDGDSRKQAFTSLGAILSTPNHLHKSFLRIALENGSVVRIPAFRVQHNNALGPYKGGIRFHETVNEEEVINLASLMTLKNALHDVPYGGGKGGIVIDPRSFSVKELHLICKKYVQYFSDILGPDKDIPAPDMGSGEREMDWMMAEYKSIRPGQPYKGSFTGKSVINGGSLGRREATGKGVYFSFRYLLHDFLKEQRKFLTNNENVFAKTALDYDGSPLTIAVQGFGNVGSVAALEAYQCQHLQNKVVAVSDRNVTLYNSDGLDIPSLVKFVALNGGDLPTTENQLEDAQIKATIRDRGDILYFDVDVLILAALEDQIHDANKEKIKARIIVEGANAPVTSEADEYLSAKGVIIIPDILANAGGVIVSYFEWMQGRETQFYTEEQVFNLLHEKMKNTMNTILPAFFGDPHPLRQNCYIHSVMKLSTVLYRQGKLY
- a CDS encoding diguanylate cyclase domain-containing protein, which codes for MNIKQQFSLFFEQMADMVFLVEWKRNDLWYTSVNPSAQQKLGIEMVGRRLVDVLPQSVFTLLDENYTKCIESKQSVTYSDLNLFVSDLPASETSLTYIEDDGKTFVLAITKDISDLKKKAEDYIFLESLVANTVDAMLVIDTNGIVLKVNEAFVQQFGWSSFELIGQSWESFPNTPKGLKTQTLVTLSLLKKGQSVPSQETVRLTKEGMSIHTSVSYSPILNEENNVVAISMIYRNIQHLKELEEKLEESHDAYKSLFSYHKNAVCMVNEDGIIENFNEACLTITGFPSEVIMGFNIVEYAKKAVPDLDLDKTNRGEVTNYELLFPDSKGHDLYLSVTNVPIIVKGIVKGTYIIAQDITEKRIIEKEREKLQEQLTFQAYHDSLTELPNRRLLEEKLEESLEDAEKNERILALFFLDCDHLKEVNDTYGHEVGDELLIAFSRRLVMSVREGDIVARLGGDEFVILLHGIEEMSQVDRVAERILTALGKPYTIHRHKIHATSSIGISTYPANGTTVQQLFRQADQALYTVKNAGRNGYRIS